In one Rhodococcus sp. KBS0724 genomic region, the following are encoded:
- a CDS encoding SDR family oxidoreductase — protein sequence MNYFAGRVVVVTGAGAGIGRQLSIKLARQGALLSLLDRDQASLDETMKIIGVQPGSCLLSGIDVTDRTAMHACAVETSEKFGRVDAIFNNAGILYSGDILDSEFTDIEHVMNVNFWGVVNASKAFLPLIIRSDHGKIVNVSSAFGLMAAPGYAAYNSAKFAVRGFTESLRQEMLISHPQVQVTCVFPGGVKTSIARSARMAAALDRVSVIESFEKNIARTEPDVAARIILRGVERGRSRILVGNDARLIDIVTRISSAGYQRILPSLNSARSERIRRDVHPDR from the coding sequence GTGAATTACTTTGCAGGCCGGGTGGTCGTTGTGACAGGTGCTGGTGCGGGAATCGGACGACAATTATCAATCAAATTAGCCAGGCAAGGAGCCTTACTGTCTTTACTCGATCGCGACCAAGCTTCGCTGGACGAAACCATGAAAATTATTGGAGTGCAACCTGGTTCATGCCTACTCTCAGGCATTGATGTGACAGACCGGACTGCGATGCATGCGTGCGCAGTGGAAACTTCGGAAAAGTTTGGCCGCGTGGATGCAATATTCAACAACGCGGGCATCCTGTATTCCGGAGACATTCTCGACTCGGAGTTCACGGACATCGAACATGTGATGAATGTGAACTTTTGGGGTGTAGTTAACGCATCGAAAGCGTTTCTACCCTTGATCATTCGATCCGATCACGGAAAAATAGTCAATGTGTCATCGGCATTTGGTCTTATGGCAGCTCCGGGGTACGCCGCATACAACTCGGCAAAATTCGCCGTACGAGGATTCACGGAGTCACTACGCCAGGAAATGCTAATCAGCCACCCTCAAGTTCAGGTGACCTGTGTCTTCCCCGGAGGCGTCAAGACGTCGATCGCGCGCAGCGCGCGGATGGCCGCCGCACTGGACAGGGTTTCGGTAATTGAATCGTTCGAAAAGAACATCGCTAGAACCGAACCGGACGTTGCTGCCCGCATCATCCTACGCGGGGTCGAACGAGGAAGGTCTCGCATCCTGGTGGGCAACGACGCGCGCCTAATCGACATCGTGACAAGAATCTCAAGCGCAGGCTATCAACGGATCTTGCCATCGCTTAATTCTGCCCGGTCAGAGCGAATCAGACGGGACGTTCATCCCGATAGATAG
- a CDS encoding replication protein: protein MTGNTPQGNARPEPAPILSQHDPTAPFHIIDGQPAASTPAPPTDDEWDRTVRQATENVARIETLNATSNQRGNSWALPVAEGQHARTPTWTSRPHWQHQVRTLLNSPNGTQLCKTHTVSTETVFAVAVTHAHHADSKTGRSITASRNTIATRAGVSISAVKRARRVLTALGVAIELVRGRYLQKIESMAAEAHHGHRQFRAASVWALISPRTAVTTITAPFKELRKPSRATLRTAEHRARTAPRTSPQNSGRGPLSPSWGFVLPSLVFKFSPTHAHTRAGKPKNTQKPTPRPIELQRTAAQLIAHIPALKTTRHVGQICDVLDQAGIDPARWTGRDIARELTADTQTRGWVWPTQLTRPTSFLRWRLAHIDWTAQTPAERARENDRTRLAEQAERWREARERDSHVADAHARAQIMKQLREQLSTRTPA, encoded by the coding sequence ATGACAGGTAACACGCCTCAGGGTAACGCACGCCCTGAACCAGCGCCAATACTTTCACAACACGACCCCACCGCACCGTTCCACATCATCGACGGTCAACCCGCAGCGTCCACACCTGCGCCACCGACTGATGACGAATGGGACCGCACTGTACGTCAAGCCACCGAAAACGTCGCCCGCATAGAAACACTCAACGCAACAAGCAACCAACGCGGCAACTCCTGGGCACTCCCCGTCGCAGAAGGCCAACACGCCCGAACCCCCACCTGGACAAGCCGCCCCCACTGGCAACACCAAGTCCGCACACTCCTCAACTCCCCCAACGGCACCCAACTCTGCAAAACTCACACCGTCAGCACCGAAACCGTATTCGCTGTCGCCGTAACACACGCCCACCACGCCGACAGTAAAACCGGCCGATCAATCACCGCATCACGCAACACCATCGCCACCCGCGCCGGAGTCAGCATCAGCGCAGTCAAACGCGCCAGACGAGTCCTCACAGCCCTCGGAGTCGCCATAGAACTCGTCCGCGGCCGCTACCTCCAAAAAATTGAATCCATGGCCGCAGAAGCACACCACGGACACCGACAGTTCCGGGCAGCATCCGTCTGGGCACTCATCTCACCCCGCACCGCTGTCACAACCATCACCGCACCCTTCAAGGAGCTCCGAAAACCTTCTCGCGCAACACTTCGCACCGCCGAACACCGCGCCCGCACAGCGCCGCGAACTTCTCCACAAAACAGCGGCCGTGGCCCCCTATCCCCCTCCTGGGGATTTGTTCTTCCATCTCTTGTTTTCAAGTTCTCACCAACGCACGCGCACACGCGAGCGGGCAAGCCGAAGAACACACAAAAACCCACCCCACGACCAATCGAACTGCAACGCACCGCCGCCCAACTAATCGCCCACATCCCAGCGCTGAAAACGACCCGACACGTCGGCCAGATCTGCGACGTCCTCGACCAAGCCGGCATCGACCCCGCCCGATGGACCGGTCGCGACATCGCACGTGAACTCACCGCAGACACCCAAACTCGGGGCTGGGTATGGCCCACACAACTCACACGACCGACCTCGTTCCTGCGCTGGCGATTGGCACACATCGACTGGACCGCTCAGACCCCTGCCGAACGTGCCCGTGAAAACGATCGAACCCGTCTAGCCGAACAAGCAGAGCGCTGGCGCGAGGCACGGGAGCGGGATTCACACGTCGCCGACGCTCACGCTCGTGCCCAGATCATGAAACAACTGCGGGAACAGCTCTCGACGAGAACACCCGCATGA
- a CDS encoding GAF domain-containing protein, with protein MAAKWLLIEIFGDAAPSIIGVGSTPRRFMALDKVLKGNGSFDTALSAIAEVAASLKQIDRTSADSGRRIIVKPLVTFGGRLHGVYFWAGRPDEQVPEPDPAGAWTFNLTEGKASGSDDLLDLYGVPASERHTEKAMAGAFTRLRTNHDEGEALSKIIHSKPGTIHQAVWTVERDDKELRAAHFSCRMLQETDPKDGRAQVILRGITQDIGPAQSVVSAPPPVVLEYRVLEAATNEGEHRAIVNLKTLRLIRWIGEPVSGLAWESVDDQIEPGMHPEDLPIALAMSEGLARGKTHGTLRFRQLSGEWQSYDVDASLMALDQHTTAGLVMIRAAL; from the coding sequence GTGGCTGCAAAATGGTTGTTAATCGAAATATTCGGGGACGCTGCACCGTCCATCATCGGCGTGGGAAGCACACCTCGCCGGTTCATGGCACTCGACAAAGTCCTCAAAGGCAACGGCTCATTCGACACCGCGCTAAGCGCAATTGCCGAGGTCGCGGCGTCACTCAAACAAATCGATCGGACGTCGGCTGACAGCGGACGCCGAATCATCGTGAAGCCACTCGTAACATTTGGCGGACGTCTGCATGGCGTGTATTTCTGGGCTGGCAGACCGGACGAGCAGGTACCCGAACCAGATCCGGCGGGAGCATGGACGTTCAACCTCACCGAAGGTAAAGCAAGCGGAAGTGATGATCTGCTGGACCTCTACGGTGTTCCTGCTTCCGAGCGTCACACGGAGAAAGCAATGGCCGGCGCCTTTACCAGACTTCGCACGAATCATGACGAAGGCGAAGCGCTTTCGAAGATCATTCACTCGAAACCGGGAACAATTCACCAAGCAGTGTGGACGGTTGAGCGAGATGACAAAGAGCTGAGAGCAGCTCACTTCTCGTGCCGAATGCTCCAAGAGACCGATCCGAAAGATGGACGAGCGCAGGTGATTCTGCGTGGCATTACTCAGGATATCGGCCCAGCGCAGTCTGTTGTATCTGCACCTCCTCCTGTTGTCCTCGAGTATCGGGTACTAGAGGCAGCCACCAATGAGGGCGAGCATCGCGCGATTGTCAATCTGAAGACATTGCGGCTGATCCGGTGGATTGGAGAGCCTGTTTCAGGGCTGGCTTGGGAGTCTGTAGACGATCAGATCGAGCCAGGTATGCATCCGGAAGATCTCCCGATTGCACTTGCGATGTCCGAGGGGCTGGCAAGGGGAAAGACGCACGGCACATTACGTTTCCGTCAACTTAGCGGTGAGTGGCAGTCGTACGACGTGGATGCATCGCTGATGGCGCTGGATCAGCACACAACGGCGGGTCTGGTCATGATCCGAGCCGCACTTTAA
- a CDS encoding helix-turn-helix domain-containing protein, which translates to MRGFDPARLSHARESKGFSRADLARRAGVGGATVQQWETGNRSPQVDTLALVAQTLGVPMGALVVVPEAERFPGDWRILLGLTQPQLGKMTGISTSMIARIERGEVLLTDDSARKLADALGIGVGELQASYERARTRPAGVPA; encoded by the coding sequence ATGCGTGGGTTTGACCCCGCGCGGCTTAGCCATGCCCGAGAGAGCAAAGGCTTTAGCCGTGCAGACCTGGCTCGACGCGCCGGAGTTGGAGGAGCAACGGTGCAGCAGTGGGAGACTGGCAATCGAAGCCCTCAGGTCGACACGCTCGCTTTGGTGGCACAGACGCTTGGGGTCCCAATGGGTGCACTTGTCGTGGTTCCGGAAGCGGAACGGTTTCCGGGCGATTGGCGCATCCTTCTTGGCCTCACTCAACCGCAGCTCGGCAAGATGACCGGGATCAGCACTTCCATGATTGCTCGGATTGAGCGCGGTGAGGTCTTGTTGACTGATGACAGCGCTCGGAAATTGGCCGATGCTTTGGGAATCGGCGTTGGTGAATTGCAGGCCAGCTACGAGCGTGCGCGCACACGGCCGGCTGGCGTGCCTGCGTAG